One window of the Candidatus Dependentiae bacterium genome contains the following:
- a CDS encoding DUF502 domain-containing protein has product MQFVTRMLRKTLDTLWLLFLQGLLTILPITLTIVLFHITFRLFATWVAPVRGLVPTTFLSNVPHAEIFIIIIAIFVLGIFLRLFVLHPIIHALEALIVQIPLVRPVYAGIKQLVQAFSLQDKITFKRVVLIEFPRKGIYSLGFLTSELPQAISPDTINRYFNVFVPTTPNPTSGYFIIVPEPEIKTIDLTRQEAMAMIISGGIIQPERF; this is encoded by the coding sequence ATGCAATTTGTAACCCGTATGCTTAGAAAAACACTCGATACTTTGTGGCTGCTCTTTCTACAAGGCTTATTGACGATACTCCCTATCACACTCACCATTGTACTATTTCACATAACGTTTAGACTTTTTGCTACTTGGGTTGCTCCAGTACGGGGATTAGTACCTACCACTTTTCTGAGTAACGTTCCTCACGCAGAAATTTTTATTATAATTATTGCTATCTTCGTGCTGGGTATATTTTTGAGATTATTTGTACTACATCCAATTATTCATGCGCTTGAAGCACTTATTGTACAAATTCCCCTGGTACGCCCCGTATATGCAGGTATCAAACAATTAGTACAAGCATTCAGTTTACAGGATAAGATTACCTTCAAACGAGTTGTTCTCATTGAATTCCCCCGCAAAGGTATTTATAGCCTTGGATTTTTGACTAGCGAATTACCTCAAGCAATATCACCTGATACGATAAATCGTTACTTTAATGTGTTTGTTCCCACTACACCAAACCCAACAAGTGGATACTTCATCATAGTGCCAGAACCTGAAATAAAAACTATAGACTTAACTCGCCAAGAAGCAATGGCCATGATTATCTCTGGTGGCATTATTCAACCTGAACGATTTTAA
- the rph gene encoding ribonuclease PH, protein MSIQRIDGRTAQEIRPVNIVYNAFGYADGSVLLSIGDTKVLCTVTIQNNVPPFLRGQHIGWLTAEYAMLPNSSKDRIPREISLMKKNSRSTEISRFIGRALRMMVNLTALGERTILIDCDVLQADGGTRVAAITGASLALQQAEKHWLQTKLIREPITTQAIAAISIGIKDGYVIADPNYAEDSNLSADCNVVMTESGDIIELQSSAEKEPITWEQLQEIHTIARASITKLFSALDNLSTEPEKKDTVFKRKKSGPLFSLQNR, encoded by the coding sequence AGCGCATAGACGGACGTACTGCTCAAGAGATACGTCCGGTTAATATCGTGTATAATGCTTTCGGTTATGCAGATGGTTCGGTATTATTGAGTATTGGTGATACTAAGGTGCTGTGTACCGTTACCATACAAAATAATGTGCCTCCGTTTTTGCGAGGTCAACATATTGGTTGGCTTACCGCAGAATATGCGATGTTACCCAATTCATCTAAAGATCGCATTCCTCGAGAAATTTCTCTTATGAAGAAAAATAGTCGTTCAACCGAAATTTCTCGTTTTATCGGACGAGCATTGCGTATGATGGTTAACTTAACTGCACTTGGTGAACGTACCATTCTAATTGATTGTGATGTATTACAAGCAGATGGTGGTACACGTGTAGCTGCAATTACCGGAGCAAGTTTGGCATTACAACAAGCTGAAAAGCATTGGTTACAAACAAAACTTATTAGAGAACCAATTACTACACAGGCCATAGCTGCTATATCTATTGGTATTAAAGATGGCTATGTCATTGCCGACCCAAATTATGCAGAGGATAGTAATTTGAGTGCTGATTGCAATGTAGTTATGACAGAGTCTGGCGATATTATTGAGTTACAAAGTAGCGCTGAAAAAGAACCAATCACGTGGGAACAATTGCAAGAGATACATACTATTGCACGAGCAAGCATAACAAAGTTATTTTCTGCACTAGATAATCTATCTACTGAACCAGAAAAAAAGGATACCGTGTTCAAACGAAAAAAATCTGGTCCATTGTTTAGTTTGCAAAATAGATAA
- a CDS encoding DUF6165 family protein — protein sequence MKPHYMTSLVIFLIFTGSLYSTQINTVLAEIGIGELIDKITILQIKSERITDPKKLQNVQTELTTLQATYSEHITTNKDLEELTNMLRKINEKLWDIEDAIRQKEYTKNFDAEFIALARSVYINNDLRGRIKHTINKLCGSHIVEEKSYAAY from the coding sequence ATGAAACCACATTATATGACAAGTCTCGTAATTTTTCTGATATTCACCGGTAGTCTTTATAGTACACAAATAAATACCGTCCTTGCAGAAATAGGCATAGGTGAACTTATAGATAAAATAACCATTCTACAAATTAAAAGTGAGCGCATAACCGATCCTAAAAAATTACAGAACGTTCAAACTGAGTTAACAACGCTACAAGCTACCTATAGCGAGCATATAACTACCAATAAAGATCTTGAAGAACTTACCAATATGTTACGTAAGATTAACGAAAAGTTATGGGATATAGAAGATGCTATACGTCAAAAAGAATATACAAAAAATTTTGACGCAGAGTTTATAGCTCTTGCTCGATCTGTATATATTAATAACGATTTACGAGGCCGCATTAAACATACTATTAATAAATTATGTGGATCACACATAGTTGAAGAAAAATCATACGCTGCGTACTAA
- a CDS encoding phosphoglucosamine mutase, whose protein sequence is MTRNIFGTDGIRSPVGTSPFTRSELIQLGCAIGQWACEYYKKNNVRILLAQDTRESGSFITAALATGLLPYGIDLIHVGTLPTPALYYIQKKYDADCCIMVSASHNPYQDNGIKIFDTLNNKLSVMAEEYITQLFYSTLPTSYTQLGTLHYATNAIDYYIQGIQSLFPKKFLDGKKIVLDCAHGATSYTAPALFQALDAHSIIINNTPTGRNINDNCGSIYPQILQQTVIDERADIGFAFDGDGDRIIAVNKYGEIKNGDDILALLINHPRYACEQTIVGTIMSNQGLAAFLHQHNKSFIRTHVGDKYIAAQLRTQNLLLGGEQSGHIILYDYQPIGDGVVTALHILETLIATQNWNMHTFEPFPQVLINIPIAHKKNLDDPSLQEIIAQHESQLDNGRIVVRYSGTEPLLRVMVEERNKHTAHEIGTQLAHILQQQLRA, encoded by the coding sequence ATGACACGCAACATATTTGGTACCGATGGCATTAGATCCCCTGTTGGCACTTCACCATTTACTCGTTCTGAACTTATTCAACTTGGTTGTGCCATTGGTCAATGGGCATGCGAATATTACAAAAAAAATAATGTTCGCATACTTCTTGCGCAAGATACGCGTGAATCAGGTAGCTTTATTACTGCAGCATTAGCAACAGGATTGTTACCCTATGGTATTGATTTAATACATGTGGGCACCTTACCAACACCCGCGTTATACTACATACAAAAAAAATATGACGCTGATTGTTGTATCATGGTTTCTGCCTCACATAATCCTTATCAAGACAACGGCATTAAGATATTTGACACGCTCAACAATAAATTATCTGTTATGGCAGAGGAATACATTACGCAACTATTTTATTCTACTCTACCAACTAGCTACACGCAGTTGGGCACCCTACATTATGCTACCAATGCCATTGATTATTATATACAAGGCATTCAGAGTTTGTTTCCAAAAAAATTCTTGGATGGTAAGAAGATAGTACTCGATTGCGCACACGGTGCCACAAGCTATACAGCTCCTGCATTATTCCAAGCACTTGATGCACATAGTATCATTATCAATAATACACCTACGGGGAGAAATATTAATGATAACTGCGGCAGCATATATCCACAAATCCTACAACAGACAGTTATAGATGAACGTGCTGACATTGGATTCGCATTTGATGGTGATGGCGATCGTATTATTGCAGTCAACAAATATGGTGAAATAAAAAATGGTGATGATATATTGGCACTTCTCATTAATCATCCACGCTATGCATGCGAACAAACTATCGTTGGCACTATCATGAGCAATCAAGGATTAGCTGCATTCTTGCATCAACATAACAAATCATTTATACGAACTCACGTAGGTGATAAATATATTGCAGCTCAATTACGCACGCAAAACTTATTGCTTGGTGGCGAACAATCCGGCCATATTATTTTATATGATTACCAGCCAATTGGTGATGGTGTAGTTACTGCACTCCATATTTTAGAAACACTAATTGCTACTCAGAATTGGAATATGCATACTTTTGAACCATTTCCCCAAGTACTCATTAATATCCCTATTGCTCATAAGAAAAATTTAGACGATCCTTCTCTCCAAGAAATTATAGCCCAACATGAGTCGCAGCTGGATAATGGACGTATTGTTGTTCGATATTCTGGTACAGAACCATTACTGCGTGTTATGGTAGAAGAAAGAAATAAACATACTGCGCATGAGATAGGCACTCAACTTGCACACATATTACAACAACAACTACGCGCATAA